Proteins encoded by one window of Mustela erminea isolate mMusErm1 chromosome 5, mMusErm1.Pri, whole genome shotgun sequence:
- the LYSMD4 gene encoding lysM and putative peptidoglycan-binding domain-containing protein 4 isoform X2 → MRQKEVLTKTFQGPAIVCRTPTSHVYMFENGGGDSGDSSEEESHRVALRPRGKERQKKGDHHPHQPGAGDVVLLQRELAQEDSLNKLALQYGCKVADIKKVNNFIREQDLYALKSIKIPVKNHGILTETHRELRPLLSPSSETRVTFEEQPDPDRAAVGAGALSSPLTDFFKGIDQNIERAVQSEIFLNESYSAETSNQPLLPTSPKTPTNGADCGIQWWNAVFIMLLIGIVLPVFYLVYFKIQATGEIPSSLNTTAVPNGSMSVSAVPGQAPRLAVPVPTVPSADSQFSQTTQAGN, encoded by the exons atgaggcagaaggaagtGTTAACCAAGACCTTTCAAGGCCCAGCCATTGTCTGTAGGACTCCAACCAGCCACGTTTACATGTTTGAGAACGGTGGTGGGGACTCCGGGGACTCCTCTGAGGAAGAGTCCCACCGTGTGGCTCTGCGGCCCCGGGGCAAGGAGCGCCAGAAGAAGGGTGACCACCACCCTCACCAGCCAGGAGCAGGGGACGTGGTGCTGCTGCAGCGGGAGCTGGCCCAGGAGGACAGCCTCAACAAGCTCGCTCTTCAGTATGGCTGCAAA GTTGCAGATATCAAGAAAGTCAACAACTTCATCAGAGAACAAGACTTATATGCTTTGAAATCTATTAAGATTCCAGTGAAAAATCATGGGATCCTTACAGAGACCCACAGAGAACTCAGACCCCTCCTGAGCCCATCCTCAGAGACCAGAGTGACCTTCGAGGAGCAGCCAGACCCAGATAGAGCAGCTGTAGGCGCCGGTGCCCTCTCCAGCCCACTGACAGACTTCTTTAAGGGCATTGACCAGAATATTGAGCGCGCGGTGCAgtcagaaatctttttaaatgaaagttactCGGCAGAGACCTCCAATCAGCCACTGCTCCCGACTTCTCCAAAGACCCCCACGAACGGTGCCGACTGTGGAATTCAGTGGTGGAATGCCGTTTTTATCATGCTTCTAATTGGGATTGTTTTACCAGTTTTTTATTTggtctattttaaaatacaagctaCTGGCGAGATCCCCAGTAGCTTGAACACAACTGCTGTCCCCAATGGCTCGATGAGCGTGAGTGCAGTTCCAGGGCAAGCCCCCAGATTAGCAGTTCCAGTGCCAACTGTCCCCTCTGCAGACAGCCAGTTCAGTCAAACCACCCAGGCAGGGAACTAG
- the LYSMD4 gene encoding lysM and putative peptidoglycan-binding domain-containing protein 4 isoform X1, giving the protein MRQKEVLTKTFQGPAIVCRTPTSHVYMFENGGGDSGDSSEEESHRVALRPRGKERQKKGDHHPHQPGAGDVVLLQRELAQEDSLNKLALQYGCKVRNPAGEGAICPSAPACSEEQSNALKGGGHCCPFLTPQRWFGEASCSRKGLSNLARDGRQVADIKKVNNFIREQDLYALKSIKIPVKNHGILTETHRELRPLLSPSSETRVTFEEQPDPDRAAVGAGALSSPLTDFFKGIDQNIERAVQSEIFLNESYSAETSNQPLLPTSPKTPTNGADCGIQWWNAVFIMLLIGIVLPVFYLVYFKIQATGEIPSSLNTTAVPNGSMSVSAVPGQAPRLAVPVPTVPSADSQFSQTTQAGN; this is encoded by the exons atgaggcagaaggaagtGTTAACCAAGACCTTTCAAGGCCCAGCCATTGTCTGTAGGACTCCAACCAGCCACGTTTACATGTTTGAGAACGGTGGTGGGGACTCCGGGGACTCCTCTGAGGAAGAGTCCCACCGTGTGGCTCTGCGGCCCCGGGGCAAGGAGCGCCAGAAGAAGGGTGACCACCACCCTCACCAGCCAGGAGCAGGGGACGTGGTGCTGCTGCAGCGGGAGCTGGCCCAGGAGGACAGCCTCAACAAGCTCGCTCTTCAGTATGGCTGCAAAGTAAGAAACCCCGCAGGTGAAGGTGCCATCTGTCCCTCGGCTCCTGCGTGCTCGGAGGAACAGAGCAATGCCCTGAAGGGTGGAGGCCATTGCTGCCCCTTCCTGACCCCCCAGAGGTGGTTTGGAGAGGCCTCTTGTAGCCGGAAGGGACTCTCCAATCTAGCCAGAGATGGAAGGCAG GTTGCAGATATCAAGAAAGTCAACAACTTCATCAGAGAACAAGACTTATATGCTTTGAAATCTATTAAGATTCCAGTGAAAAATCATGGGATCCTTACAGAGACCCACAGAGAACTCAGACCCCTCCTGAGCCCATCCTCAGAGACCAGAGTGACCTTCGAGGAGCAGCCAGACCCAGATAGAGCAGCTGTAGGCGCCGGTGCCCTCTCCAGCCCACTGACAGACTTCTTTAAGGGCATTGACCAGAATATTGAGCGCGCGGTGCAgtcagaaatctttttaaatgaaagttactCGGCAGAGACCTCCAATCAGCCACTGCTCCCGACTTCTCCAAAGACCCCCACGAACGGTGCCGACTGTGGAATTCAGTGGTGGAATGCCGTTTTTATCATGCTTCTAATTGGGATTGTTTTACCAGTTTTTTATTTggtctattttaaaatacaagctaCTGGCGAGATCCCCAGTAGCTTGAACACAACTGCTGTCCCCAATGGCTCGATGAGCGTGAGTGCAGTTCCAGGGCAAGCCCCCAGATTAGCAGTTCCAGTGCCAACTGTCCCCTCTGCAGACAGCCAGTTCAGTCAAACCACCCAGGCAGGGAACTAG